A stretch of Candidatus Macondimonas diazotrophica DNA encodes these proteins:
- the rsxC gene encoding electron transport complex subunit RsxC produces the protein MATIETSRHPLHGGLALEPARPAAALPWSDGPIPSVLVLPLESPSGVRATPCVAVGDKVKRGQCIARPPGPWDAAIHASSSGEVIAIEPHLVALRNVAARACMLIRTDGEDRSEAPMSRCDPATENRAAVLRRLAESGVVGLGGAVFSTAAKLSCASATPIGTLIVNAAECEPHIRCDEGLLAHCPADIAQGIHALSTFLGQPEVLIGLKETLDSTPLAGALDAAGLNAVRIIRVPARYTAGAEEVLIRLLTGREIPRGALPTEVGCLCLNIATVAAAGKALLEGTPVISRIITASGPGLARSANLSARIGTPVSAILAACGGTTDTAGSLILGGPMMGVALPNDAIPITKGSQALWVPTQQPFEESAPVQPCIRCGACASVCPMNLLPQQLYWHARTMDQNALEAHALDACIECGCCDVVCPSRIPLVETFQTAKFQLTRATSLDQRAAWLKERIEARESRLEDRRAQQVTQSGTRGEDPRERLARLRAHRARKDATPNQEP, from the coding sequence GTGGCCACCATTGAAACCAGCCGTCACCCCTTGCACGGCGGCCTGGCACTGGAACCCGCCCGACCCGCTGCCGCGTTGCCCTGGTCAGACGGGCCCATCCCATCGGTACTGGTGCTGCCACTGGAGAGCCCATCGGGGGTCCGAGCCACCCCCTGCGTCGCGGTGGGGGACAAGGTCAAGCGCGGGCAATGCATTGCCCGGCCACCAGGGCCTTGGGATGCTGCCATTCATGCCAGCAGTTCGGGGGAGGTCATCGCCATCGAACCGCATCTGGTGGCCCTTCGAAATGTCGCCGCGCGCGCCTGCATGCTGATCCGCACCGACGGCGAAGACCGTTCCGAGGCGCCCATGTCACGCTGCGATCCAGCAACCGAGAACCGCGCCGCCGTACTGCGACGCCTGGCCGAGTCCGGCGTGGTCGGCCTGGGTGGTGCGGTGTTTTCCACCGCAGCCAAGCTATCCTGCGCCAGCGCAACACCGATTGGCACGCTGATCGTCAACGCAGCTGAATGTGAACCCCACATCCGCTGTGATGAGGGACTGCTGGCCCACTGCCCAGCGGACATCGCACAGGGCATTCATGCGCTGTCTACGTTTCTCGGGCAGCCGGAAGTCCTCATCGGACTGAAGGAAACGCTTGATTCGACACCCCTCGCGGGAGCCTTGGATGCAGCCGGCCTGAATGCCGTCCGCATCATCCGGGTGCCCGCCCGCTATACCGCCGGCGCCGAGGAGGTGCTCATCCGCCTGCTGACCGGTCGGGAGATCCCCCGCGGCGCCCTCCCGACCGAAGTGGGCTGCCTGTGCCTGAACATCGCCACGGTCGCGGCCGCCGGCAAGGCACTGCTGGAAGGCACGCCGGTGATCTCCCGCATCATTACAGCCAGCGGCCCTGGGCTGGCCCGGAGCGCCAATCTCAGTGCCCGCATCGGGACTCCGGTATCCGCCATCCTCGCCGCTTGTGGTGGCACCACGGACACGGCCGGCTCGCTTATCCTCGGTGGCCCGATGATGGGCGTGGCGCTGCCCAACGATGCCATCCCCATTACCAAGGGCAGCCAGGCGCTGTGGGTCCCGACCCAACAACCATTCGAGGAGAGTGCGCCGGTCCAGCCCTGTATCCGCTGTGGGGCGTGCGCGAGCGTCTGCCCGATGAATCTGCTGCCGCAGCAGTTGTACTGGCATGCGCGTACGATGGACCAGAATGCCCTGGAAGCCCATGCACTCGATGCCTGTATCGAATGCGGGTGCTGCGATGTGGTCTGCCCGAGCCGTATTCCCTTGGTCGAAACGTTCCAGACGGCCAAGTTTCAACTGACCCGTGCAACCAGTCTCGATCAGCGTGCGGCCTGGCTCAAGGAACGGATTGAAGCGCGGGAAAGCCGCCTGGAAGACCGCAGGGCCCAACAGGTGACCCAGTCCGGTACACGCGGCGAAGATCCCCGCGAACGATTGGCCCGGCTCCGGGCTCATCGTGCGCGCAAAGACGCCACACCGAATCAGGAGCCCTGA
- a CDS encoding RnfABCDGE type electron transport complex subunit G has protein sequence MARPATTESARWSLLRAGLSVGGCALGVLGLVLATMYWTEPRMSKNREWDRLAQVREIAGSRIAQPDALRSLRLPPAGELHQNSPFNAYQVVVDDRVETVIVPAVAPDGYSGRIELLVGIDVLGAIVAVRVTRHHETPGLGDRIDRARSAWITQFDGHSLGSPPEGRWNVRKDGGDFDQITGATLTPRAVIHAVAGALKYFERHRVLLLTPAPQDAVK, from the coding sequence ATGGCACGCCCCGCGACGACTGAGTCCGCCCGCTGGAGCCTGCTGCGCGCCGGCCTCAGCGTCGGCGGCTGCGCGCTGGGCGTGCTGGGACTGGTGCTGGCGACGATGTACTGGACTGAACCGCGCATGAGCAAAAACCGCGAATGGGACCGGCTGGCCCAGGTGCGGGAAATCGCCGGATCCCGCATCGCCCAGCCGGATGCCCTGCGCTCGCTGAGACTTCCACCGGCCGGAGAACTCCACCAGAATAGCCCGTTCAATGCCTATCAGGTGGTGGTGGACGATCGCGTCGAGACCGTGATCGTGCCGGCCGTAGCGCCCGATGGGTACAGCGGTCGGATCGAGCTATTGGTGGGAATCGATGTTTTGGGCGCGATCGTCGCCGTGCGGGTAACGCGCCACCACGAAACCCCGGGGCTGGGCGATCGCATCGATCGGGCGCGCTCGGCCTGGATTACCCAGTTCGACGGCCACAGCCTGGGAAGTCCTCCGGAGGGACGTTGGAACGTGCGTAAAGATGGTGGTGATTTCGATCAGATCACAGGCGCGACCCTGACCCCTCGCGCCGTCATCCATGCGGTGGCCGGTGCCCTGAAGTATTTTGAACGCCACCGGGTGCTGCTGCTCACCCCTGCGCCGCAGGACGCCGTGAAATGA
- the metG gene encoding methionine--tRNA ligase, with amino-acid sequence MNTPRRILVTSALPYANGPIHLGHLVEYIQTDVWARFQRMRGHQCFYVCADDAHGTPIMLKAREHGIAPEDQIQRVWAEHTADFARFGIGFDHYHTTHSPENRHFAELIYTRLRDAGHIARRSIRQAYDPSQKMFLPDRFIKGECPRCGAADQYGDSCEVCGATYAPTDLKNPVSVLSGATPEERDSEHYFFRLADFEPMLRRWIDDGALQGAVRHKLAEWFDAGLSDWDISRDAPYFGFEIPDAPGKYFYVWLDAPIGYMASFQALCEQREDLVFEDFWAPGTDTELYHFIGKDIAYFHTLFWPAMLHGAGFRMPTAVFAHGFLTVNGQKMSKSRGTFIRAETFARHLTPEYLRYYFAAKLGPEVEDIDLNLEDFAARVNADLVGKLANIASRCAGFITKRFDGKLGAVLIGGADPQRSGDHVDSLTFDLMQAADEIAACYEQREYARAMRRIMALADAVNAYVDQKKPWELAKNPADAAQLHIVTSIALNAFRLLILYLKPVLPAMAEAAEHFLNIPPLTWNDAASLLPTGHAIGVYQHLARRIEPDALARLVADSTEAASRTTAPEEVPAIAPIAPTIGIEDFSRIDLRIARIASAEHVEGADKLLRLQLDLGGERRQVFAGIKAAYRPEELVGRLTIMVANLASRQMKFGLSEGMVLAAGDGKGIFLLSPDQGAEPGMRVK; translated from the coding sequence ATGAACACCCCACGCCGCATTCTCGTCACCAGTGCCCTGCCCTACGCCAATGGCCCGATCCACCTGGGCCATCTGGTCGAATACATCCAGACCGACGTCTGGGCGCGGTTTCAGCGAATGCGCGGCCATCAGTGCTTCTATGTGTGCGCGGACGATGCCCATGGCACGCCGATCATGCTGAAAGCGCGCGAGCACGGCATCGCACCCGAAGACCAGATTCAGCGCGTGTGGGCCGAACACACCGCCGACTTCGCCCGCTTCGGCATCGGCTTCGACCATTACCACACCACCCACTCGCCCGAGAATCGCCACTTCGCCGAGCTGATCTATACCCGGCTGCGCGATGCCGGGCATATCGCGCGTCGCAGCATCCGCCAAGCCTACGACCCCTCGCAGAAAATGTTCCTGCCCGACCGCTTCATCAAGGGCGAATGCCCACGCTGCGGCGCGGCGGATCAGTACGGCGATTCCTGCGAGGTCTGCGGCGCCACTTACGCCCCGACCGACCTCAAGAATCCCGTTTCGGTGCTCTCCGGGGCCACGCCGGAGGAGCGCGATTCGGAGCACTACTTTTTCCGGCTGGCCGACTTCGAGCCGATGCTGCGCCGCTGGATCGACGACGGCGCGCTCCAGGGCGCGGTCCGCCACAAGCTCGCGGAATGGTTCGACGCCGGACTGTCGGACTGGGACATCTCGCGCGATGCGCCTTATTTTGGTTTCGAGATCCCCGATGCACCGGGCAAGTATTTCTACGTCTGGCTAGACGCCCCGATCGGCTACATGGCGAGTTTCCAGGCCCTGTGCGAGCAGCGCGAAGATCTCGTCTTCGAGGACTTCTGGGCGCCGGGGACAGACACCGAGCTGTACCACTTCATCGGCAAGGACATCGCCTATTTCCACACGCTGTTCTGGCCGGCCATGCTGCACGGCGCGGGCTTCCGCATGCCAACCGCCGTCTTCGCCCACGGCTTCCTCACCGTCAACGGTCAGAAGATGTCCAAGTCGCGCGGCACCTTCATCCGCGCCGAGACCTTCGCCCGCCACCTCACGCCCGAATACCTGCGTTATTACTTTGCCGCCAAGCTGGGGCCCGAGGTCGAAGACATCGACCTCAACCTCGAGGATTTCGCGGCCCGCGTCAACGCCGATCTGGTCGGCAAGCTCGCCAACATCGCCAGCCGCTGCGCTGGGTTCATCACCAAACGCTTCGACGGCAAGCTGGGCGCGGTCCTGATCGGCGGCGCAGACCCGCAGCGTAGCGGTGATCACGTCGATTCGCTCACCTTCGACCTGATGCAGGCGGCCGATGAAATTGCCGCCTGCTACGAGCAGCGCGAATACGCGCGTGCGATGCGCCGAATCATGGCGCTCGCCGATGCAGTGAACGCCTACGTCGATCAAAAAAAGCCCTGGGAACTCGCCAAAAACCCAGCCGATGCTGCACAGCTCCATATCGTGACCAGCATCGCGCTCAATGCCTTTCGGCTCCTCATCCTCTACTTGAAGCCGGTGCTGCCGGCCATGGCCGAGGCCGCCGAACATTTCCTGAACATTCCACCCCTCACCTGGAATGACGCGGCAAGCCTGCTGCCGACCGGTCACGCCATCGGCGTCTACCAGCATCTGGCGCGGCGCATCGAACCTGACGCGCTGGCCCGGCTCGTCGCTGACTCGACAGAAGCCGCAAGCCGCACGACTGCGCCGGAAGAAGTACCCGCCATCGCGCCAATCGCGCCGACCATCGGCATCGAGGACTTTTCCCGGATCGACCTGCGCATCGCCCGCATCGCCTCGGCCGAGCACGTGGAAGGGGCCGACAAGCTGCTGCGTCTGCAGCTCGATCTCGGCGGTGAGCGGCGCCAGGTATTTGCCGGCATCAAGGCGGCCTATCGCCCTGAAGAACTGGTTGGCCGGCTCACGATCATGGTCGCCAACCTCGCCTCGCGCCAGATGAAATTCGGCCTTTCCGAAGGCATGGTGCTCGCTGCCGGCGACGGCAAAGGAATTTTCCTGCTCTCCCCGGATCAAGGGGCCGAGCCGGGCATGCGTGTGAAATGA
- the mgtE gene encoding magnesium transporter: protein MEPAPNQRPADSTRLQHIMREVSELLRKQHLVEQLLDRTDTPRHALEQQVLHRQHLSELERKLSRLHPADIAHILEALPLEERLTVWDLVRADLDGEILLEVSDAVRESLIARMDQAELQAAAAQLDADELADLAADLPRDVLQSVLDAMDAQNRARLQAALSYPEDTVGALMDYAPVTIREDISLDVVYRYLRRIGELPDHTDKLFVTNRHGQLTGILLLRRLVAEDPARRVSEVMARDVVTFSPGDPAEEAAQAFERYDLVSAPVVDERRHVLGRLTIDVVVDYLQELRNAEMLGRAGLREDEDLFAGVGPSVRNRWPWLAVNLVTALIASRVIGLFEGTIERLVALAALMPIVAGIGGNTGNQTSALIIRALALDQLNDNNTHRLIRKEIRVALLNGLVWGSVVGAVAYGLYGNPALGVVMSAAMLLNLLLAALAGMLIPLAMHRLRRDPALGSSVLLTATTDSGGFFIFLGLASVFLQ, encoded by the coding sequence ATGGAACCGGCTCCGAACCAGCGTCCCGCCGACAGTACCCGCCTGCAGCACATCATGCGCGAGGTCAGCGAGCTGTTGCGCAAGCAGCATCTGGTGGAACAGCTTCTGGACCGCACCGATACGCCGCGCCATGCCCTGGAACAGCAGGTATTGCACCGGCAGCACCTGAGCGAACTGGAACGCAAGCTCAGTCGTCTGCATCCGGCAGACATCGCCCATATCCTCGAAGCCCTTCCGCTGGAGGAGCGGCTGACAGTCTGGGATCTGGTCCGCGCCGATCTGGACGGCGAGATCCTGCTCGAGGTGTCCGATGCTGTCCGCGAAAGCCTGATTGCCCGCATGGATCAGGCCGAGCTTCAGGCCGCAGCGGCCCAGCTCGATGCCGATGAGTTGGCCGACCTGGCGGCCGACCTGCCACGCGATGTGCTGCAGAGCGTACTGGATGCCATGGACGCGCAGAATCGCGCACGACTCCAAGCCGCTCTGTCCTATCCCGAGGACACGGTGGGCGCCCTGATGGACTATGCTCCGGTCACGATCCGGGAGGACATCAGCTTGGATGTGGTCTACCGCTATCTGCGGCGCATTGGCGAGCTGCCCGATCACACAGACAAGCTGTTCGTCACCAATCGACACGGCCAGCTCACCGGGATCCTGCTGCTGCGGCGCCTCGTGGCCGAAGATCCGGCGCGGCGGGTGTCGGAGGTCATGGCGCGGGATGTGGTCACGTTCTCTCCCGGCGACCCTGCCGAAGAAGCGGCACAGGCCTTCGAGCGCTATGACCTCGTCTCGGCGCCCGTCGTCGATGAACGGCGCCATGTCCTCGGACGCCTGACCATCGACGTGGTGGTCGATTACCTGCAAGAGCTGCGCAATGCGGAGATGCTGGGGCGCGCAGGGCTACGGGAGGACGAGGACCTCTTCGCCGGCGTTGGGCCGAGTGTCCGCAACCGCTGGCCCTGGCTGGCTGTGAATCTGGTCACGGCACTCATTGCCTCGCGGGTCATCGGCCTGTTTGAAGGGACCATCGAAAGGCTGGTGGCCCTGGCAGCGCTGATGCCCATCGTCGCCGGCATCGGCGGCAATACCGGCAACCAGACTTCGGCATTGATCATCCGTGCCCTGGCGCTGGATCAGCTCAACGACAACAACACCCATCGCCTGATCCGTAAGGAAATCCGGGTTGCCCTGCTCAATGGCTTGGTATGGGGCAGTGTGGTCGGGGCAGTGGCCTATGGTCTGTATGGCAACCCCGCCCTGGGGGTGGTGATGAGTGCGGCGATGCTGCTCAACCTCCTGCTCGCAGCATTGGCCGGCATGCTCATCCCACTGGCCATGCATCGGCTGCGCCGAGACCCGGCGCTGGGTTCGAGCGTCCTTCTGACCGCAACGACCGACAGCGGTGGATTTTTCATCTTCCTTGGCCTGGCCAGCGTGTTTCTGCAATGA
- a CDS encoding DUF1841 family protein has protein sequence MFGNDRAGLRAQYATAWQKARAGEALSPLETALATLVEEHPEYQSLFEGSGEALAQHEFPPERGTENPFLHLGLHMALREQVTTDRPSGIRRIHQRLSSRQGSAHAAEHRMMSCLGQALWEAQRSGQPPDENRYLECLKGL, from the coding sequence ATGTTCGGCAACGACCGCGCAGGCCTGCGCGCCCAATATGCAACCGCTTGGCAAAAAGCCCGGGCCGGCGAAGCTCTGAGCCCCCTCGAAACCGCCCTCGCGACACTCGTCGAGGAGCATCCGGAATACCAGTCGCTATTCGAGGGCAGCGGCGAAGCGCTGGCGCAGCATGAATTTCCACCCGAGCGGGGAACGGAAAACCCATTCCTGCATCTTGGCCTGCACATGGCGCTACGGGAGCAGGTCACGACCGACCGACCGAGCGGCATTCGCCGCATCCACCAGCGCCTGAGCAGCCGTCAAGGTTCGGCCCACGCCGCCGAACACCGGATGATGAGCTGCCTCGGACAGGCCCTGTGGGAGGCACAACGATCCGGACAGCCGCCCGACGAGAACCGCTACCTGGAATGCCTCAAAGGGCTGTAG
- a CDS encoding RnfABCDGE type electron transport complex subunit D: protein MSKAFPTASAPHLPHARPVSWVMSQVLLALLPGAAATLFYRGPGVLLNLALCLATAYGCEILAMRLRGHPPKPALQDGSVAVTATLIALALPPWLPLPLPILGTAFAVLLVKHAYGGLGQNPFNPAMAAYALLLVSFPVAMTRWPAAASAWDWHLAALAWTGAEHAWDGLTGATALGDTRTRLALTHTLFEIHAEGGPAGSRAGLVVNLAYAAGGGYLLARGVIGWRIPVAVLVAVATGALVFQVIDADRYPSALFHLTQGATMLGAFFIATDPVSASTTPRGRLLYGAGIGALVYLIRTFGAYPDGFAFAVLLMNLAVPLIDRLTIPRPYGTPRDD from the coding sequence ATGAGCAAGGCGTTTCCGACCGCCTCAGCGCCTCACTTGCCGCATGCACGCCCGGTCAGCTGGGTGATGAGCCAAGTGCTGCTGGCGCTGTTGCCTGGTGCGGCGGCGACGCTTTTCTATCGCGGTCCGGGGGTATTGCTCAACTTGGCTCTGTGTCTGGCAACGGCCTACGGCTGTGAAATCCTCGCCATGAGACTGCGCGGACATCCGCCCAAGCCGGCCCTCCAGGATGGTAGTGTGGCGGTGACGGCAACGCTCATCGCACTGGCGCTTCCGCCCTGGTTGCCGCTCCCGCTACCGATTCTGGGCACGGCATTCGCCGTGTTACTGGTCAAACACGCTTACGGCGGGCTGGGGCAGAACCCCTTCAATCCCGCCATGGCCGCCTACGCCCTGTTGCTGGTGAGCTTTCCCGTGGCCATGACCCGGTGGCCCGCTGCGGCATCGGCCTGGGATTGGCACCTGGCAGCACTGGCTTGGACCGGTGCAGAACACGCTTGGGATGGATTGACCGGCGCCACCGCGCTGGGTGATACCCGCACGCGACTGGCCCTCACCCATACCTTGTTCGAGATCCACGCAGAGGGCGGCCCCGCGGGTAGCCGGGCGGGGCTGGTGGTGAACCTGGCCTACGCAGCCGGTGGCGGTTACCTGCTGGCACGGGGCGTCATCGGCTGGCGCATCCCCGTCGCCGTGCTCGTGGCGGTTGCCACCGGAGCGCTGGTTTTTCAGGTCATCGACGCGGATCGCTATCCCTCGGCGCTGTTCCATCTGACACAAGGGGCGACGATGCTGGGCGCGTTTTTCATTGCCACCGATCCCGTCTCGGCGAGCACCACCCCGCGCGGCCGGTTGCTTTACGGCGCGGGGATCGGCGCGCTGGTTTATCTGATCCGCACTTTCGGCGCCTATCCCGACGGCTTCGCCTTTGCCGTTCTGCTGATGAATCTGGCTGTCCCCCTGATTGACCGCCTGACCATCCCGAGACCTTATGGCACGCCCCGCGACGACTGA
- a CDS encoding RnfABCDGE type electron transport complex subunit B yields the protein MNWLALLALTGLFAGLGMALPWLARRPVAAQADLAATLDALLPQTQCGQCDYAGCRPYAEALAAGTAPPNRCVPGGTRTRDQLLERLELWHLAEAYPAPRRPEPTLARIDEARCVACTLCLDACPVDAIVGARGLAHTVLTDECTGCALCLPVCPVDCIELDPVPPAAWLWQAPTPLRPEHLPRGHH from the coding sequence ATGAATTGGCTCGCACTGCTGGCATTGACCGGACTGTTCGCGGGCCTGGGCATGGCTCTTCCCTGGCTGGCGCGCCGCCCGGTGGCCGCACAGGCCGATCTGGCGGCGACGCTTGACGCGCTGCTGCCCCAAACTCAATGCGGCCAGTGCGACTATGCCGGCTGCCGGCCGTACGCGGAAGCCTTGGCGGCGGGAACCGCTCCCCCGAACCGTTGTGTGCCGGGCGGAACCCGTACCCGCGATCAGTTGCTGGAACGACTGGAGCTCTGGCATCTGGCGGAGGCCTACCCCGCACCCCGACGCCCCGAGCCGACCCTCGCCCGAATCGATGAGGCGCGTTGCGTCGCCTGCACCTTGTGTCTGGACGCCTGTCCAGTCGACGCCATCGTCGGCGCACGCGGCCTGGCCCATACGGTCCTGACCGACGAATGCACGGGCTGTGCGTTGTGCCTGCCAGTCTGCCCGGTCGATTGCATCGAGCTCGATCCCGTGCCGCCCGCCGCTTGGCTGTGGCAGGCGCCCACCCCGTTGCGCCCGGAGCATCTCCCTCGTGGCCACCATTGA
- the apbC gene encoding iron-sulfur cluster carrier protein ApbC — MGDDAAVRSRIESLLGEVQDPYSGCDLHRAGMVDAVTKANDQWVVKLKVGYPCGEHAATLAALAQDHLTRALPGMAIRVESRRVLKKPAENATRQSIPDVGWILAVASGKGGVGKSTTAVNLALALAADGARVGLLDADLYGPSQPRMLGYVGGAPQAGPDGRLPPIVRHGLRTMSVGYLVDEDQPVIWRGPMVTQTLTQLLRNTDWGGIDYLIIDLPPGTGDVQLSLSQQVPLSGALIVTTPQDIALLDARKALRMFEKVAVPVLGVIENMSTHICSRCGHEEPIFGAGGGERMAAQYRVPFLGSLPLDLRIREQTDGGRPTVVAEPGGALAQAYHDIARKATAQLVLDAGPSDFPEIRIVED, encoded by the coding sequence ATGGGCGACGATGCCGCCGTTCGAAGCCGAATCGAAAGCCTGCTCGGCGAGGTACAGGATCCCTACAGTGGCTGCGATCTTCATCGCGCGGGTATGGTGGATGCCGTCACCAAGGCCAACGATCAGTGGGTGGTCAAGCTGAAGGTGGGTTATCCGTGCGGCGAACATGCCGCCACACTGGCCGCACTAGCCCAGGATCATTTGACTCGCGCGCTGCCCGGTATGGCGATTCGGGTCGAGTCGCGCAGGGTGTTGAAAAAGCCGGCCGAGAACGCCACTCGGCAGTCCATACCGGATGTCGGCTGGATACTGGCAGTCGCCTCCGGCAAGGGCGGTGTGGGCAAATCGACCACCGCCGTGAACCTGGCCCTGGCGCTCGCGGCCGATGGCGCGCGCGTCGGCCTGCTGGACGCCGACCTGTACGGCCCCAGTCAGCCGCGCATGCTGGGCTATGTGGGCGGCGCGCCCCAAGCGGGTCCAGACGGGCGGTTGCCGCCCATCGTGCGCCATGGTCTGCGCACCATGTCGGTGGGCTATCTGGTGGACGAGGATCAGCCGGTGATCTGGCGGGGGCCGATGGTGACGCAGACGCTGACCCAGCTTCTGCGCAACACCGACTGGGGCGGAATCGATTACCTCATCATCGATCTGCCGCCGGGAACGGGCGATGTGCAGCTGTCGCTCAGCCAGCAGGTGCCCCTCAGCGGCGCGCTGATCGTGACCACCCCGCAGGATATCGCGCTGCTGGATGCTCGCAAGGCGCTGCGCATGTTCGAAAAGGTCGCGGTTCCGGTGCTGGGGGTCATCGAGAACATGAGCACGCATATTTGCTCGCGTTGCGGCCACGAGGAACCCATCTTTGGCGCAGGCGGTGGCGAGCGCATGGCAGCTCAGTACCGTGTGCCGTTCCTTGGCAGCCTGCCGCTGGACCTGCGTATTCGGGAGCAGACCGATGGCGGCCGGCCGACTGTCGTGGCCGAGCCGGGCGGCGCGCTGGCGCAGGCCTATCACGACATCGCCCGCAAGGCCACGGCCCAGCTGGTTCTGGATGCCGGTCCGAGCGATTTTCCGGAAATCCGGATCGTCGAGGACTGA
- the nth gene encoding endonuclease III, protein MTPECCATFFARLAAANPEPETELVYHNTYQLLVAVILSAQATDAGVNKATTPLFEKVRTPEDMLALGEPGLTQAIRTIGLYRSKARHVIAMSRMLVERHGSQVPRSRAELEALPGVGRKTANVILNVAFGEPTLAVDTHIFRVANRTGLASGKTVREVEDQLMQCVPSAYRQHAHHWLILHGRYVCKARKPLCAQCSVRDLCASAALFGDSAPRHAHAPETQTGVH, encoded by the coding sequence ATGACGCCCGAATGCTGCGCCACCTTTTTTGCGCGCCTGGCTGCGGCCAACCCGGAACCCGAAACCGAACTGGTCTACCACAACACCTACCAGCTGCTGGTCGCGGTCATTCTCTCGGCGCAGGCAACCGATGCGGGCGTGAACAAGGCGACCACGCCCTTGTTCGAAAAAGTCCGCACGCCGGAGGACATGCTGGCGCTGGGCGAACCAGGGCTGACGCAGGCCATCCGCACCATCGGACTGTATCGATCCAAGGCCCGCCACGTGATCGCGATGAGCCGCATGCTGGTCGAACGCCATGGCAGCCAGGTCCCGCGCAGCCGCGCCGAGCTCGAGGCCTTGCCTGGGGTCGGCCGCAAAACCGCCAATGTGATCCTGAATGTCGCGTTTGGGGAACCAACCCTGGCGGTCGATACCCATATCTTCCGGGTCGCCAATCGCACTGGCCTCGCGTCGGGCAAGACCGTACGGGAAGTCGAGGATCAGCTGATGCAGTGTGTTCCATCCGCCTACCGCCAGCACGCCCATCACTGGCTGATTCTGCACGGACGCTATGTGTGCAAGGCACGCAAGCCCTTGTGCGCGCAATGTTCGGTGCGTGACCTGTGCGCCAGCGCCGCGCTCTTCGGCGATTCGGCTCCGCGACACGCCCATGCCCCAGAGACTCAAACCGGAGTGCACTGA
- a CDS encoding Rnf-Nqr domain containing protein, which produces MDNWTTPFVATALLQNATLALGLGVSLALAAPARLEQVVIGCLLGIPLLTVVSALSYLLDVLWLHPQGWEVLRLPLVMGLTALLAQAAALMLRRQSGAVHRAGRTDPWLSLYWTLLGIALVLAPPPRSLGSALGMGMGTAGGAALVLIPFAALTAHLAAAAVPAPFRGLPIALVSLGVIALAFLGFNGLVKV; this is translated from the coding sequence ATGGATAACTGGACCACCCCTTTCGTTGCCACCGCCCTGTTACAGAATGCGACACTCGCGTTGGGGTTGGGGGTGAGTCTGGCCCTGGCGGCACCGGCACGGCTGGAGCAGGTCGTGATCGGCTGCCTGCTTGGCATTCCGCTGCTGACTGTGGTCAGCGCGCTGAGCTATCTGCTGGACGTGCTCTGGCTCCACCCCCAAGGATGGGAAGTGCTCCGGCTGCCCCTCGTCATGGGGCTCACCGCGCTCCTGGCGCAGGCCGCTGCGTTGATGCTGCGCCGGCAATCGGGCGCGGTCCACCGCGCAGGGCGAACGGATCCATGGCTGAGCCTTTACTGGACCTTGTTGGGAATCGCGCTGGTCCTGGCCCCGCCCCCCCGATCGCTGGGATCGGCGCTGGGAATGGGAATGGGGACGGCAGGCGGCGCCGCATTGGTCCTCATTCCCTTTGCCGCGCTCACCGCGCATCTGGCGGCGGCCGCAGTGCCCGCCCCATTCCGGGGCCTGCCGATTGCCCTCGTGTCACTGGGCGTGATCGCGCTGGCCTTTCTGGGCTTCAACGGACTGGTGAAGGTCTAG
- a CDS encoding YqaE/Pmp3 family membrane protein, translating to MDLLRIVIAIVLPPLGVFLQVGFKGAFWLNIVLTLLGYVPGLVHAIWIIAKR from the coding sequence ATGGATCTGCTGCGCATCGTCATCGCCATTGTGCTGCCACCCTTGGGCGTCTTCCTGCAAGTCGGTTTCAAGGGCGCGTTCTGGCTCAATATCGTGCTTACCTTGCTCGGATATGTCCCGGGTCTGGTGCATGCCATCTGGATCATCGCCAAGCGCTAG